A window of Methanosarcinales archaeon contains these coding sequences:
- the mtrH gene encoding tetrahydromethanopterin S-methyltransferase subunit H, with protein sequence MFVFQKEQQIVNIANIKIGGQPGELPTVLAGTIFYNKHHIVSDPAQGIFDKKEAEKLINTQQVQADETGNPHMVHIYAESEDAARKYMDFVSAETDAPFLIDSTDSKVRMAAAGYVSEVGLADKTIYNSMNMSITDEELNALGQSDVDSAIILGFNAIDSSLDGRMELLESGSSVLPRGLLEMAEDCGITKKLIDPGITPMGNGAGVALRMNIAAKAKWGFPVGSGIHNAPSAWNWLRSKRKEDKLVYKICDIASTGLQQMAAGDFVLYGPIEYAKYTFPLAAMSDIMISESVADLDVEPVDGHPIWKLV encoded by the coding sequence ATGTTCGTTTTCCAAAAAGAACAGCAAATTGTCAATATTGCCAATATAAAGATCGGGGGTCAACCCGGAGAATTACCCACTGTATTGGCAGGTACTATATTCTATAACAAGCATCACATTGTCTCTGACCCGGCGCAAGGTATTTTTGATAAAAAAGAAGCCGAAAAACTCATCAACACCCAGCAGGTTCAGGCAGATGAGACAGGCAATCCCCACATGGTACATATTTATGCTGAGTCAGAAGATGCAGCAAGAAAATATATGGACTTTGTGAGTGCGGAAACAGATGCCCCTTTCCTTATTGATTCCACAGATTCAAAAGTACGAATGGCAGCAGCTGGTTATGTTAGTGAAGTAGGTCTAGCTGATAAGACCATCTATAACAGTATGAATATGTCTATTACCGACGAGGAGTTAAATGCTTTGGGTCAATCAGATGTTGATAGCGCAATTATTCTTGGCTTTAATGCAATAGATTCTAGCCTTGACGGTCGCATGGAATTGCTGGAGAGTGGTTCATCAGTATTACCCAGAGGTTTATTAGAAATGGCAGAGGATTGCGGTATAACAAAGAAGCTCATAGATCCCGGTATAACTCCCATGGGTAACGGGGCTGGTGTTGCATTGAGGATGAACATTGCTGCGAAAGCAAAATGGGGTTTTCCTGTAGGTTCAGGCATCCATAATGCTCCATCTGCCTGGAACTGGTTGCGCAGTAAACGAAAAGAGGATAAACTCGTATACAAAATATGTGATATCGCGTCCACTGGTCTTCAGCAAATGGCAGCAGGTGATTTCGTACTATACGGGCCAATTGAATATGCTAAATATACATTCCCACTGGCGGCCATGTCAGATATTATGATCTCAGAAAGTGTAGCAGACCTTGATGTAGAACCTGTAGATGGTCATCCAATATGGAAATTGGTTTAA
- a CDS encoding tetrahydromethanopterin S-methyltransferase subunit A produces MPEDLIAKNWPSVKGDYTVIDPESHISVVTLASDMAPLPGACMMGSCKTENLGIEKIISNTISNSNIRYILVCGQESRGHLSGNTLLAIHENGIDESGRIIGSGGAIPFIENIPVDAINRFRQQIELIDHRGLVDTEKIQSIINEYSSMGDPYLEPPMTIESTKKKKQKIVREITGWDMMVSPGIMMDSASGIIFAEN; encoded by the coding sequence ATGCCCGAAGATCTAATCGCAAAAAACTGGCCTTCTGTCAAAGGAGACTACACAGTTATTGATCCTGAATCCCACATATCGGTCGTGACTCTTGCCAGCGACATGGCTCCCTTACCAGGCGCATGTATGATGGGAAGCTGCAAGACTGAGAACCTGGGGATTGAAAAGATTATATCCAATACAATTTCCAATTCCAATATCAGATATATTCTTGTATGCGGCCAGGAATCCAGAGGACACCTCTCAGGCAATACACTTTTAGCTATTCATGAGAATGGTATCGATGAAAGCGGCCGGATCATAGGCTCTGGTGGTGCCATACCCTTTATAGAAAATATTCCGGTTGATGCTATTAACCGCTTCAGGCAGCAAATCGAACTTATTGATCATCGCGGTCTTGTTGATACTGAAAAAATCCAATCAATAATCAATGAATACAGTTCCATGGGAGATCCATACCTGGAACCACCTATGACAATCGAATCAACAAAAAAGAAAAAGCAGAAGATTGTGCGTGAAATTACTGGCTGGGATATGATGGTTTCCCCGGGGATTATGATGGACTCAGCGTCCGGAATCATATTTGCCGAAAATTGA
- the mtxX gene encoding methanogenesis marker protein Mmp4/MtxX, with protein sequence MSKIIQSIYKKAMENHARIALGIDSVTPKLLHSAVKGREFADVVLVGDSYAINMIGTELEVIHSKKPAKTLVDMLVSGDVDGAIRGTLSANSTLSYLKQAFGLNKLFRVALLETPDGTPLFLAPVGIDEGATKEDKLEFIRRVSEHIRRFDVEPRIAVLSGGRFEDRGRDSYVDKTLDDAEYVTKKAVEEGYDVKHYGILIENAVNKANFILAPDGVSGNLIFRTLVLVAGGYGYGAPVLMEKVFVDTSRVGGHYTKAIMMASALVRKRQEY encoded by the coding sequence ATGAGCAAAATCATCCAGAGTATTTATAAAAAAGCTATGGAGAACCATGCCAGGATCGCGCTTGGTATTGACAGCGTGACGCCAAAACTTCTGCACAGTGCAGTAAAGGGACGAGAGTTTGCAGATGTGGTGCTTGTGGGTGATAGCTATGCTATTAATATGATCGGTACGGAATTGGAAGTGATCCATTCAAAAAAACCTGCAAAAACCTTAGTGGACATGCTGGTTTCTGGTGATGTGGATGGAGCTATCAGGGGAACCCTTTCTGCAAATTCCACTCTTTCTTATCTCAAGCAGGCATTTGGTCTAAATAAACTCTTCAGGGTGGCGCTGCTGGAAACACCAGATGGAACACCGCTGTTTTTAGCTCCTGTGGGAATTGATGAAGGCGCTACAAAGGAGGATAAACTGGAATTTATCAGACGTGTTTCTGAGCATATCCGCAGATTTGATGTGGAACCCAGGATAGCTGTACTGTCCGGGGGGCGATTTGAAGATAGGGGCCGGGACTCCTATGTGGATAAGACTCTGGATGATGCTGAATACGTAACAAAAAAAGCAGTGGAGGAAGGATATGATGTCAAACATTACGGAATTCTTATCGAAAATGCTGTGAATAAAGCGAATTTCATACTGGCACCGGACGGTGTGTCAGGGAATTTAATATTCAGGACTCTGGTGTTAGTGGCAGGTGGTTATGGATATGGGGCGCCTGTGTTGATGGAAAAAGTATTTGTGGATACCAGCAGGGTCGGGGGGCATTATACCAAGGCTATCATGATGGCTTCGGCGCTTGTAAGGAAAAGGCAGGAATATTAA
- a CDS encoding dihydroorotase, translated as MPDLIINNARIFHQGRIHEAELAVKNGKISDIARMIPKKSADKVINAKNMLILPGIIDVHVHFREPGMTHKEDWYTGSCAAAAGGVTTVIEHPNTLPPTLDKDTFNGKLNLASSKSIIDFGINGGVTDNYDHLEPLWKSGVTAFGEIFLGESTGSMTVDRDQMTAALKIIKDLDALACIHAEDQEILETNIQLSKNDLEPEAYSKSRPNMSEAVAVANTVEDALAFDAKAHLCHISTREAVGIIRSAKYGDYGGSEGTITAEVAPHHMFLSNKDYERLGTFGKMNPPLRKRRSLQYVWNGLNDGTIDIVASDHAPHTESEKMTDIWSAPAGVPGVETMLPLMLLAVRRNLLPLSRMVDVMCTNPAVIFGLSSHHKGAIWEGFDADLVLVDTTKVTEVNIDKLHSKAGWSPYEGMEAIFPAITISRGEVIFDDGIHAKKGRGHFLPGPGFEEKPAEESAAMCSRDEKSEKKVKK; from the coding sequence ATGCCCGACCTGATAATCAATAATGCCCGCATCTTTCACCAGGGACGTATCCATGAAGCAGAACTGGCTGTGAAGAATGGAAAAATATCCGATATAGCCAGGATGATCCCTAAAAAAAGCGCAGATAAGGTCATAAATGCCAAAAACATGCTGATACTTCCCGGGATAATTGATGTGCACGTACATTTCAGGGAACCGGGTATGACGCATAAAGAAGACTGGTATACGGGTTCCTGTGCAGCAGCAGCAGGTGGAGTGACTACTGTCATCGAGCATCCTAATACTTTACCACCTACCCTTGATAAAGATACATTTAATGGAAAATTGAATCTGGCAAGTTCCAAATCCATCATTGATTTCGGCATAAATGGGGGTGTTACCGATAACTATGATCACCTTGAACCGCTCTGGAAGTCGGGTGTTACCGCATTTGGAGAAATATTCCTGGGTGAGAGTACGGGTTCAATGACAGTGGATCGAGACCAGATGACGGCAGCACTTAAGATCATAAAGGATCTGGATGCCCTTGCTTGCATACATGCAGAGGACCAGGAGATTCTGGAAACAAATATTCAATTGAGTAAAAACGATCTTGAACCAGAGGCTTATTCAAAATCCAGGCCCAACATGTCTGAAGCTGTTGCAGTTGCAAATACTGTGGAAGATGCACTGGCTTTCGATGCAAAGGCCCACCTTTGTCATATAAGTACCCGGGAAGCAGTGGGAATAATCCGAAGTGCCAAGTATGGAGACTATGGGGGATCTGAAGGAACTATAACAGCAGAAGTAGCACCCCACCACATGTTTTTGTCAAATAAGGATTATGAGAGATTAGGTACATTTGGAAAAATGAATCCACCACTTCGTAAGCGAAGGAGCCTCCAGTATGTATGGAACGGATTGAACGACGGCACCATAGATATTGTGGCATCTGATCATGCACCCCATACCGAATCTGAAAAAATGACTGATATCTGGTCAGCCCCTGCCGGGGTGCCCGGGGTTGAGACCATGCTGCCACTGATGCTTCTGGCGGTTCGGCGCAACCTACTGCCCCTGTCCAGAATGGTTGATGTCATGTGTACTAATCCTGCTGTGATCTTTGGATTGTCATCTCACCACAAAGGCGCGATCTGGGAAGGATTTGATGCCGATCTCGTGTTAGTGGATACTACAAAAGTCACTGAGGTTAATATAGACAAATTGCACAGCAAAGCGGGATGGTCACCGTATGAAGGAATGGAAGCAATATTTCCTGCCATTACCATTTCCAGGGGAGAAGTAATATTTGATGATGGGATCCATGCAAAGAAGGGAAGAGGTCATTTCCTGCCAGGCCCTGGATTTGAAGAAAAACCGGCTGAAGAATCTGCTGCCATGTGCAGTAGGGATGAAAAATCTGAAAAAAAGGTTAAAAAATGA
- the phoU gene encoding phosphate signaling complex protein PhoU, with amino-acid sequence MVNIDKKDIDNIIQEIIKDIREMGLCIKTSIDRSVTSLKEQNTSMADKVIENKKRIDELGDVIEDKCTKTMTMKVSSSQLRMLKGALKMIIDLGNIQDLAIEIAFITKATANAPHIKPLVDIPRMSDLLQEMLDSSLDALEKQDADLARITASRDDEVDALFDQIRRELITYMIEDPQKIANASHLTFAARYLERMGDHINNLCESVVYIVTGLKEDLN; translated from the coding sequence ATGGTAAATATTGATAAAAAAGATATTGATAATATTATTCAAGAGATAATTAAGGATATTCGGGAAATGGGACTCTGCATCAAGACATCTATAGACAGGTCTGTAACATCTCTTAAGGAACAAAATACCAGTATGGCAGACAAGGTCATAGAAAATAAGAAAAGGATCGATGAACTGGGAGATGTTATTGAGGATAAATGCACCAAAACAATGACAATGAAAGTGTCATCCAGCCAACTTCGAATGTTAAAGGGTGCCTTAAAAATGATTATCGATCTTGGGAACATCCAGGACCTTGCCATTGAGATAGCTTTTATCACAAAAGCGACAGCTAATGCTCCCCATATCAAACCGTTGGTCGATATCCCCAGAATGTCAGACCTCTTACAGGAAATGCTGGATAGCAGTCTTGATGCTTTAGAGAAACAGGATGCTGATCTTGCCAGGATTACTGCTTCCAGGGATGATGAAGTAGATGCCCTTTTTGACCAGATCCGTCGTGAACTAATCACATATATGATCGAGGACCCCCAGAAGATTGCCAACGCATCTCACCTTACCTTTGCTGCACGTTATCTGGAGAGGATGGGGGACCACATAAACAACCTGTGTGAAAGTGTGGTCTATATTGTCACTGGTTTAAAAGAGGATCTAAACTAG
- a CDS encoding inorganic phosphate transporter — MDIFDPIILAVIVAGLYMAWNIGANDLANSMGTSVGSGALSIKQVVIIAGILEVVGAVFFGDRVTSRIAKGIVPIEQLITIDPNIVIIGSLAAILAAGFWITFATFYHMPVSTTHSIVGAVTGFGLAATFFIDDFTIAHIKWMVLGKIVLSWITSPLIGATLAFIIFTLIRFLLLGRVADPYKLEKKFGYLQIFSACFVAFAHGSNDVANAVGPLSAAMSAAGLTPYGVLPQWVLLIGGIGIVIGLATWGWRVIETIGKGITELTPTRGFSAEFSTALVVVGHSYSSLPISTTHTLVGAVVGVGLAGGLAAVDLSVIKKIIVSWVITVPVAALTSGVIFAVLMKVI; from the coding sequence ATGGATATTTTTGACCCAATCATTTTAGCAGTAATAGTTGCCGGCCTGTACATGGCATGGAACATCGGTGCCAATGACCTGGCAAATTCTATGGGCACATCAGTGGGCAGCGGTGCATTATCTATTAAACAGGTTGTAATAATCGCAGGAATTCTTGAAGTTGTAGGCGCGGTCTTTTTTGGTGACCGCGTTACTTCCAGGATTGCCAAAGGGATTGTTCCCATTGAGCAATTAATTACAATTGATCCAAATATCGTTATTATTGGATCGCTGGCAGCCATTCTGGCAGCGGGATTCTGGATCACATTTGCCACCTTTTACCATATGCCGGTCTCAACAACCCATTCCATAGTAGGTGCAGTGACAGGGTTTGGGCTGGCAGCAACCTTCTTTATTGATGATTTTACCATCGCCCATATAAAATGGATGGTACTGGGAAAAATTGTTTTATCCTGGATCACATCACCCTTGATAGGTGCCACTCTGGCATTTATCATATTTACCCTGATACGTTTTCTGTTGCTTGGCAGAGTGGCAGACCCATATAAGCTGGAAAAGAAATTCGGATATCTCCAGATATTTTCAGCCTGTTTCGTGGCTTTTGCCCATGGCTCTAACGATGTGGCAAATGCTGTGGGACCCTTGTCTGCAGCTATGTCTGCAGCAGGACTTACCCCCTATGGTGTACTCCCTCAGTGGGTCTTATTAATAGGTGGTATCGGTATTGTGATAGGGTTGGCAACCTGGGGCTGGAGAGTGATCGAGACTATCGGAAAGGGTATTACAGAATTGACCCCCACCAGGGGTTTCTCGGCCGAATTTTCCACTGCACTGGTCGTGGTCGGCCATTCCTATAGTTCCCTGCCCATATCCACTACCCATACACTTGTGGGTGCTGTAGTTGGTGTGGGACTGGCTGGCGGTCTTGCGGCGGTTGATTTAAGTGTTATCAAAAAAATAATCGTATCATGGGTAATCACAGTTCCCGTGGCTGCCCTTACTTCCGGTGTAATATTTGCTGTACTTATGAAGGTGATCTAA
- a CDS encoding TIGR00153 family protein — protein sequence MPFEYIRSVLGIFGESPFKPVHTHAEKSGEAVHKLKEAVDAYVKGDYITVRTLDTEISAIEYEADVIKQTIRKLIPSSMMLPVDPNDLLSFLKPQDSIADHAHHTAHWLTLRETELPREIKQGLLELMERTLKTVDAYENTVDDIAKLLETSFSKKEIKQILKKVPLVEQLEHETDITKKQLQQKIFEHENELGGVGVFYLISLLRDIGNIADSASKAADRLRTMILRR from the coding sequence ATGCCATTTGAATACATCCGATCTGTCCTTGGGATTTTCGGTGAATCTCCATTTAAACCGGTCCATACCCATGCGGAAAAAAGCGGGGAAGCTGTACATAAACTCAAAGAAGCAGTGGATGCTTATGTTAAAGGGGATTATATCACGGTTCGTACCCTTGATACAGAGATATCTGCTATCGAATATGAAGCAGATGTCATCAAACAGACTATTCGCAAGCTCATACCCAGTTCCATGATGTTGCCTGTGGATCCCAATGACCTGCTCTCGTTCTTGAAACCACAGGATTCCATAGCTGACCATGCCCATCATACTGCCCACTGGCTTACCTTACGGGAGACCGAACTTCCCAGGGAGATCAAACAGGGTCTTTTGGAACTGATGGAAAGAACCCTCAAGACCGTGGATGCCTATGAGAATACGGTGGATGATATCGCCAAACTTCTTGAAACATCGTTTAGCAAGAAGGAAATCAAGCAGATACTGAAGAAGGTTCCATTGGTAGAACAATTGGAACATGAGACCGATATCACCAAGAAACAACTCCAACAAAAGATCTTCGAACATGAGAATGAACTGGGTGGGGTTGGTGTGTTCTATTTGATAAGCCTGCTGCGGGATATTGGAAATATTGCTGATAGTGCCAGTAAGGCAGCAGACCGTTTAAGGACAATGATCCTGAGAAGATGA
- a CDS encoding radical SAM protein, producing the protein MIMEFEPSYLKLVESGEIDDRIDMLYSKLEQCNICPRNCDINRLEGNIGYCKADANLVVSSAQPHFWEEAPLVGLGGSGTVFLSNCNLRCVYCQNFDISHRGSGKCMTEEQLAESMLWLQRIGCHNINLVSPTHYTPQLVKSIAIAAQKGLRLPIVYNCSGYESIETLKLLDGIIDIYMPDMKYGKAESAKLYSDAPDYFEINKMAVKEMHRQVGDLVIDHDIAWHGLLIRHLLLPNDAAWSLNVLEFIANEISKNSYVNIMFQYRPVYYAKEYEEISHAPYVEEYYNVLDMAQGLGLHRGFPIE; encoded by the coding sequence ATGATAATGGAATTTGAACCTTCTTATCTAAAATTGGTAGAAAGCGGAGAGATCGACGACCGTATCGACATGCTTTATTCGAAACTTGAGCAGTGCAATATCTGTCCCAGAAATTGTGATATAAACAGACTTGAAGGCAATATCGGATATTGCAAAGCCGATGCGAACCTGGTGGTATCATCAGCCCAGCCTCACTTCTGGGAAGAGGCACCCTTAGTTGGTCTGGGCGGTTCAGGCACTGTTTTTTTATCCAACTGCAACCTGCGATGCGTGTACTGCCAGAATTTTGATATCAGCCACAGGGGCAGTGGAAAATGTATGACCGAAGAGCAGCTGGCTGAGAGTATGCTCTGGCTTCAGCGAATTGGATGTCACAATATCAATCTGGTCTCTCCGACCCATTATACTCCCCAACTGGTAAAATCCATTGCTATTGCAGCCCAAAAAGGCCTGAGACTTCCCATTGTTTACAACTGCAGCGGGTATGAAAGCATTGAGACATTGAAGCTGCTTGATGGTATAATTGATATATATATGCCAGATATGAAATACGGGAAAGCAGAAAGTGCAAAACTGTACAGCGATGCCCCTGATTATTTTGAGATCAACAAGATGGCAGTAAAAGAAATGCACAGACAGGTGGGTGATCTGGTTATTGACCATGATATTGCATGGCACGGCCTGTTGATAAGACATCTTTTATTACCCAATGATGCCGCCTGGAGTCTTAATGTACTTGAGTTCATTGCAAATGAAATTTCAAAGAACAGTTATGTTAACATCATGTTTCAGTACCGACCGGTGTACTATGCAAAAGAGTATGAAGAAATAAGCCACGCTCCGTATGTAGAAGAATATTATAATGTACTTGACATGGCACAGGGACTGGGCCTGCACAGGGGATTCCCTATAGAGTAG
- a CDS encoding DUF4870 domain-containing protein has product MNETVTTENNDNLMAAVAYVLGLVSGLIIYLIEKDKPGKSKFIMFHAMQSIILSIALIAFGILLSIIAIIPIVGWIIAIIAGLLFPLIALVLWIFLMYKAYSGEEYHLPVIGEMAEKYI; this is encoded by the coding sequence ATGAATGAAACTGTAACTACTGAAAATAATGATAATCTGATGGCTGCTGTAGCATATGTCCTGGGTCTTGTATCAGGTCTTATCATTTATCTTATAGAAAAAGATAAACCTGGCAAAAGCAAATTTATCATGTTCCATGCCATGCAATCGATTATATTAAGCATTGCTTTGATCGCATTTGGCATTCTATTGTCCATTATTGCCATTATACCAATTGTCGGATGGATCATTGCAATTATTGCAGGACTGTTATTTCCACTAATTGCTCTTGTACTCTGGATATTCCTGATGTATAAGGCCTATTCAGGTGAAGAATATCACCTGCCCGTAATCGGTGAAATGGCAGAGAAATATATATAA
- a CDS encoding DUF2461 family protein: MPRTLKSKSTNPEFETLLTQSYGSGSIMRIYRDVRFSKDKSPYNTRILLIFWLGSGKESPGFFIGIDPCSQYIGITAASDVISTPEFVNECFEHCQNMMPLTDWQTKVL; the protein is encoded by the coding sequence ATCCCCAGAACCTTAAAAAGTAAAAGTACCAACCCAGAATTTGAAACCCTCTTAACCCAAAGCTATGGCAGCGGGTCGATCATGCGTATCTATCGTGATGTGCGATTCAGTAAAGATAAAAGCCCGTACAATACCAGGATCCTGCTTATCTTCTGGCTGGGGTCCGGAAAGGAAAGCCCGGGATTTTTTATCGGGATCGACCCGTGCTCACAGTATATAGGGATAACTGCTGCCTCTGATGTCATTTCAACACCTGAATTCGTTAATGAATGTTTTGAACACTGCCAAAATATGATGCCATTGACGGATTGGCAAACAAAAGTCCTTTAA
- a CDS encoding YjbQ family protein yields MKINTSLPIELVDITDNVKDEVRKIGIKNGLCVVSTRHTTSTIIINENESGLLTDIIDLLGKLIPPSAGYKHDRIDNNADAHLKAVMLGSSETIPIIEGRLELGTWQRVFFVELDGPRKRNVNITIISQ; encoded by the coding sequence TTGAAGATAAATACTAGTTTGCCAATTGAACTGGTAGATATAACCGACAATGTCAAGGATGAAGTTCGAAAAATCGGAATCAAGAATGGATTGTGTGTTGTTAGCACTCGTCATACTACTTCCACTATAATTATTAACGAAAATGAATCCGGTCTTCTCACTGACATTATAGATTTATTGGGGAAGTTAATCCCTCCATCTGCTGGTTATAAACATGACCGAATTGATAACAATGCCGATGCACACTTAAAAGCAGTAATGTTGGGTTCAAGCGAGACCATTCCCATTATAGAAGGAAGATTGGAATTGGGTACCTGGCAACGGGTTTTTTTTGTAGAATTAGATGGGCCCAGGAAAAGGAATGTAAATATTACAATAATCAGTCAGTAA
- a CDS encoding heat-shock protein, which translates to MAVVVGMSFTMIAVALGIMYLFEKGLPMPAPFIILIFATGFILGNVFLERRGAEYPWSLIGGAIASTILTFIIISLTGGILYVATGSLSSISKDTFIYSISACMILSMVTLNLASYKLQYT; encoded by the coding sequence ATGGCTGTTGTTGTAGGAATGTCTTTTACTATGATTGCTGTGGCTCTTGGTATTATGTACCTTTTTGAAAAAGGTCTTCCAATGCCAGCACCTTTTATCATATTGATATTTGCTACAGGATTCATACTAGGTAATGTATTTCTAGAACGAAGAGGGGCCGAGTATCCATGGTCACTTATTGGTGGGGCTATCGCATCCACAATCTTAACATTCATAATAATATCGCTAACTGGTGGAATTCTCTATGTTGCAACAGGTAGTCTTTCATCTATTTCAAAGGATACTTTTATTTATTCAATCTCAGCCTGCATGATCTTAAGTATGGTAACATTGAATTTGGCTTCATACAAGCTCCAGTATACTTGA
- the ffh gene encoding signal recognition particle protein: MVMDKLGSSLQDALKKIAGAGRINEKVVNDAVKEIQRALLQADVNVKLVMELSKKIKERSLKEDVTAGMSPREHVINIVYHELIEIMGHGTDIKLSPQKIMMVGLQGSGKTTTTAKLARFFQRKGMKPAVICADTYRPGAFEQLSTLCSRLNIPFYGERDNKDAVEIVKKGMEALSKHEVLIIDTAGRHALEKDLIKEMEDIHSFAKPDHKLLVIDAAIGQQASEQAKVFNRSIGITGVTISKLDGTAKGGGALSAVSETGSSIAFIGIGEKPEDFEKFEPDRFISRLLGMGDIKTLVEKAQEAMDEDEFDVESMMRGKLTLKDMYKQIQAMNKMGPLKQVMQMLPNMPMIPKLSDDDFQTTKGTLDKFKVIMDSMTEKEQVEPTVIGSSRIKRIARGSGTSQEDVRSLLKQHKMMQQAFKGLRGGKFNMQKMMKKMGG; encoded by the coding sequence ATGGTAATGGATAAACTTGGCAGTTCATTGCAGGACGCATTAAAGAAGATTGCAGGTGCTGGCAGGATTAATGAAAAGGTGGTAAATGATGCTGTAAAAGAGATCCAACGTGCCCTTCTGCAAGCAGATGTTAATGTAAAATTGGTAATGGAGCTTTCTAAAAAGATAAAAGAACGCTCCTTGAAAGAAGATGTCACCGCTGGTATGAGCCCCAGGGAACACGTGATAAATATTGTCTATCATGAGCTTATCGAAATAATGGGCCATGGTACTGATATTAAATTAAGCCCACAAAAGATCATGATGGTGGGGCTTCAGGGCAGCGGTAAGACCACAACCACAGCAAAACTAGCCAGGTTCTTCCAGCGAAAAGGAATGAAACCTGCAGTTATTTGCGCTGATACATATCGGCCCGGAGCATTCGAGCAGTTGAGCACGCTGTGCAGTCGATTAAATATTCCTTTCTATGGAGAGAGGGATAATAAGGATGCTGTGGAAATTGTCAAAAAAGGCATGGAAGCATTGAGTAAACATGAAGTATTAATAATCGATACTGCCGGGCGGCATGCTCTTGAAAAAGACCTGATCAAGGAAATGGAAGATATCCATTCTTTCGCAAAACCAGATCACAAATTACTGGTGATAGATGCGGCCATAGGCCAGCAGGCAAGCGAGCAGGCTAAGGTGTTCAATCGATCAATCGGAATAACAGGTGTGACAATCAGTAAACTGGACGGCACTGCAAAAGGCGGCGGTGCACTATCTGCAGTTTCAGAGACCGGTTCATCAATAGCATTTATCGGTATAGGGGAGAAGCCTGAAGATTTTGAAAAATTCGAACCAGACCGTTTTATTTCCAGATTGTTAGGAATGGGTGACATTAAAACTCTTGTCGAGAAGGCACAGGAAGCCATGGATGAGGACGAGTTCGATGTAGAGAGCATGATGCGAGGCAAATTGACCCTTAAAGACATGTATAAGCAGATTCAGGCAATGAACAAGATGGGACCATTGAAACAGGTCATGCAGATGCTTCCCAACATGCCCATGATCCCAAAGCTTTCTGATGATGATTTCCAAACGACTAAGGGTACCCTGGACAAGTTCAAGGTCATCATGGACAGTATGACTGAAAAAGAACAGGTCGAACCCACTGTTATAGGCAGTAGCCGGATTAAAAGGATCGCCCGGGGTTCTGGTACTTCACAAGAGGATGTCAGGAGTTTGTTAAAACAGCATAAAATGATGCAGCAGGCATTCAAAGGACTTCGCGGCGGGAAATTCAACATGCAGAAGATGATGAAAAAAATGGGTGGTTAA